A single genomic interval of Exiguobacterium sp. BMC-KP harbors:
- a CDS encoding ECF-type riboflavin transporter substrate-binding protein: MKGFTTKQIVATGIGAAVFIILSRFAAIPTGVPNTSIETAYAFLAFMAVLFGPVTAGLIGLIGHGLKDAILYGSPWWSWVIVSGFVGFGIGLIANRIRLEEGGLTTRKIILFNATQAIVQAIGWIILAPVLDILIYAEPANKVFVQGAVAATSNILTVGVIGTLLLVTYAKTRSKAGSLKREA, translated from the coding sequence ATGAAAGGATTTACGACAAAACAGATCGTCGCAACCGGGATCGGAGCAGCTGTATTCATCATTTTAAGTCGATTCGCTGCGATTCCGACGGGCGTACCGAACACGTCAATCGAGACAGCCTATGCGTTTCTCGCATTCATGGCAGTCTTATTTGGACCGGTTACAGCTGGCCTGATTGGTCTGATTGGTCACGGATTAAAAGATGCGATTTTATACGGTTCCCCGTGGTGGAGTTGGGTCATCGTCTCTGGATTCGTCGGTTTTGGAATCGGGTTGATTGCTAATCGGATTCGTTTAGAAGAAGGCGGATTGACGACACGCAAAATCATCTTATTCAATGCCACACAAGCCATCGTTCAAGCGATCGGATGGATCATCCTCGCACCAGTACTCGATATCTTGATTTATGCAGAGCCAGCGAACAAAGTCTTTGTTCAAGGGGCTGTTGCCGCGACATCAAATATCTTGACGGTCGGAGTCATCGGCACGTTACTGCTCGTCACATATGCCAAAACAAGAAGTAAAGCAGGCAGCTTAAAACGCGAAGCTTGA